The window AGCTCTATCTCGCCAACGACGGGTCCGTACGGCAACTGGAGGCTCACAAGAAGAACGTGGAGACCCAGCTTGCAGCAGGTACCGTACCGCGCCTCGATCTTCTCAAGACCGATGTGGAGCTTTCCCACGCGATCGAAAACCGCCTCGTGGTGAAGAATAATCTCCTGAGCGCCTATGAGCTTCTCAAGAGCCTTATGGGTATGGACGAGATGGCGACTACCATCTCCATTGCGGAAGAGCAAAAGGAAGACGAATCATATCCTCCGGTCGAAGAGAGCCTGAGCCGCGCCCTTGCGCAGCGACCTGATTTCAAAGCAGCGGCGAAGAGACTCAAGGTAAGTGAAGAGCGTATCAAGATCGCATGGGGGAAGCGGCTCCCCGATATTTATGCCCAGGGAAGGTATTGGGGGCAGGCGGGTAATGAGTTTGCCTTCAAGGAAAATTACTATTTCGGATTGAATCTGTCGATCCCCATTTTTGACGGAGGGCTCATAAGGTCCGAAATAAACAGGGAGCGGGTGGAACTGGAAAAGGCAAAGGAGGAGGAGCGTTCTCTCAGGCTCGCCATTACGCGAGAGGTGCGGGACGGCCATCTCACCATTGCAAATGCCCTGGAGAGGATTGGGGTCACCGGCAAGGCCCTCGAAAGCGCGCGCGAGAACCTGCGGGTAGAGATGCTCAAATACGAGACCGGCGAGGGCACGAGCACCGATGTTATAGACGCGCGAACGGCCCTTCTCAGGGCGGAGTCGGACTCCTATCAGGCGCTTTTTGACAGGCAGACGGCGCTCGCCTCCCTCAGGCGGGCAGTCGGCGATGAATGGTATGGGGAGGAGGCGGGGAAATGAAGAAGAGAATAATCATAATCGTGGTGATCCTCGCGGTGATAGGAGGAGCTTTTCTGATAACCGGCCGCCTCCGGGACCGGAAGGCTGACGGGACCATGCTCCTTTCGGGAAACGTGGAGGTAACGGAAGTGAACGTGGGCTTCAAACTGCCGGGAAGGGTAGTCGAGCGCCTCGTCGATGAAGGGGACCAGGTGAAAGCCGGTGATTTAATTGCACGACTCGACAACAAGGAGCTTGCGAGCGTGGTGAACCAGGGAAAAGCATCCCTCGGAGAGGCAGCCGCCAGGCTCGAAGAGCTCCACGCGGGCTCCCGTTCCCAGGAGATAGAGCAGGCCGAGGCGGGCGTGAAGACACAGAGGGCGGAGCTCGAAAAGGTAAAGAATGACTTTGCCCGGGCCGAGGTCCTCTTTCGAAACGGCGCCATCGCGGCATCACGCTACGATGCGGCAAAGAGCGCCTATGAGGCGAGGGCAGCCCTCTACAGAAACAGCATGGAAACCTTGAGCCTCACAAGAGAGGGCCCGAGAAAAGAGGAGATAAGGATCGGGACCCACAGGGTCGAACAGGCGCGGGCAAGCCTTGCCGCGGCACAGGAGAGGTTTAAGGACACAGTGATCTTCGCCCCCACGGACGGGATCGTCCTCAGGAAGAACGTGGAGCCCGGTGAAACCGTGGCCCAGGGTATCCCCATAGTCACCATCGGCGATTTGGAAAAACCATGGGTGAAGGTCTATGTGAAGGAAGATAAAATAGCCCTCATAAGGCCGGGCCAGAAGGCATCCGTCACGGTGGATACTTATAAAAATAAAGCATATGAAGGGGTGGTGAGCTACATATCGTCGGAAGCGGAGTTCACCCCCAAAACCGTGCAGACCCCGGAAGAAAGGGTGAAACTGGTTTTCGGGGTCAAGGTGAGGGTAAAGAACGACCATAACGAGCTGAAGCCGGGAATGCCGGCCGACGTGAGGATTCTTCTCGATCCCCAGTCGGAAAGGACGTCAAAAAAATAGAGGCTTCAGGTGGATGAGACGGTCATAGATATCAGGAATCTGAGGAAGGTCTTCGGCGACCGGGCGGCCGTCAACGACCTGAGCCTTACCATCGGACGGGGCGAGCTTTTCGGACTCGTGGGACCCGACGGCGCGGGTAAGACGACCATCATGCGACTTCTCGCCGCAATCCTGAAACCGACCTCCGGCGATGCTCTTGTTGCGGGCCACTCGATTCTCAAAGAAGGGGAGCTCATCAAGGAGAAGATCGGTTACATGTCCCAGAGGTTCGGCCTCTATGAGGACCTGACAGTGATGGAGAATATCGGCTTTTACGCGGACCTCTACGACGTGCCGCAACGGGAGAGGCCGGCCCGTACGGAAAGACTCCTCGGGTTCAGCAACCTCACGCCCTTCAAAGACCGCCTCGCAGGCAACCTCTCGGGCGGCATGAAACAGAAGCTCGGCCTTGCTTGTGCCCTCATCCATACCCCGGAAATACTCTTTCTGGACGAGCCCACGAGCGGGGTCGACCCCGTGTCGCGCAGGGATTTCTGGCGCATCCTCTACGATCTCCTCAAAGAGCGGATCACCGTGGTCATCTCCACGGCATACCTCGATGAAGCGGAGCGGTGCACGCGCATCGGACTCATCCACAATGGGGATATACTCGTCGCCGACGAACCGTCGAATATCAAACAGTCCTTCGGCATGCCCATGATCGAG of the Syntrophorhabdaceae bacterium genome contains:
- a CDS encoding efflux RND transporter periplasmic adaptor subunit produces the protein MKKRIIIIVVILAVIGGAFLITGRLRDRKADGTMLLSGNVEVTEVNVGFKLPGRVVERLVDEGDQVKAGDLIARLDNKELASVVNQGKASLGEAAARLEELHAGSRSQEIEQAEAGVKTQRAELEKVKNDFARAEVLFRNGAIAASRYDAAKSAYEARAALYRNSMETLSLTREGPRKEEIRIGTHRVEQARASLAAAQERFKDTVIFAPTDGIVLRKNVEPGETVAQGIPIVTIGDLEKPWVKVYVKEDKIALIRPGQKASVTVDTYKNKAYEGVVSYISSEAEFTPKTVQTPEERVKLVFGVKVRVKNDHNELKPGMPADVRILLDPQSERTSKK
- a CDS encoding TolC family protein, which encodes MNAGGLKARGTRIGALVLVILFFPVFSGMARGQGMRPAGMGPDRNMIGTAPHSVEGRNPYTLDSIIRYALKNNPRIRIAGKNVEGEGYGLDAAQAERMPRIDFGGGVTRYRWDTPLTPIVISIPLSTNTEIPEFRRTIWDTGLSFRLPLFRGGRLMRNVRVAEMRQGVAVDTLKSTTQDLVYNLSSVFYKIAQLEKLYLANDGSVRQLEAHKKNVETQLAAGTVPRLDLLKTDVELSHAIENRLVVKNNLLSAYELLKSLMGMDEMATTISIAEEQKEDESYPPVEESLSRALAQRPDFKAAAKRLKVSEERIKIAWGKRLPDIYAQGRYWGQAGNEFAFKENYYFGLNLSIPIFDGGLIRSEINRERVELEKAKEEERSLRLAITREVRDGHLTIANALERIGVTGKALESARENLRVEMLKYETGEGTSTDVIDARTALLRAESDSYQALFDRQTALASLRRAVGDEWYGEEAGK
- a CDS encoding ABC transporter ATP-binding protein: MDETVIDIRNLRKVFGDRAAVNDLSLTIGRGELFGLVGPDGAGKTTIMRLLAAILKPTSGDALVAGHSILKEGELIKEKIGYMSQRFGLYEDLTVMENIGFYADLYDVPQRERPARTERLLGFSNLTPFKDRLAGNLSGGMKQKLGLACALIHTPEILFLDEPTSGVDPVSRRDFWRILYDLLKERITVVISTAYLDEAERCTRIGLIHNGDILVADEPSNIKQSFGMPMIEISTRKARAGRDFLSTLPGVRSVSMYGERLHVAIDHEDVASRVGDALREQGIPVESQRRIVPSLEDVFISMVGERERGGEKKAG